One Sulfolobus sp. S-194 DNA segment encodes these proteins:
- the agl3 gene encoding UDP-sulfoquinovose synthase, whose amino-acid sequence MRILILGIDGYLGWPLALRLAKRGHEVIGIDNLSTRRFSEEVGSDSAFPLPRPQDRVREAKRHLDVDITFYIGDVTDYNFLIDIMKKHKPDAIVHFAEQRSAPYSMKDRDHAVYTVVNNEVSTLNVIYAVKQIDPTIHILKMGTMGEYGTPNFDIPESIYVEAIVNGKKDKIIVPRKAGSVYHWTKVHDTDFLLYFHELWGLTITDIMQGPVYGTRTEEIVDESLRTRFDFDETWGTVVNRFCVQAILGIPLTVYGRGGQTRGFISLEDSMEALTLLLEHPPNQGEYRVANQFAEIYNVRKIAEMVKNAGEELGLKVEIGPLPNPRVEAEEHYYNPERKVLPSLGFYPKKNLKDELKNMIKDLLPYRERLERYKDTILPRTKWRK is encoded by the coding sequence ATGAGAATTTTAATATTAGGTATCGATGGTTATCTTGGATGGCCATTAGCGTTACGCTTAGCTAAAAGGGGTCATGAAGTAATTGGAATAGACAATCTTTCTACAAGAAGATTTTCAGAGGAGGTAGGATCAGATTCCGCATTTCCATTACCTAGACCACAAGATAGAGTAAGGGAAGCAAAAAGACATTTAGATGTCGACATTACTTTTTATATAGGAGATGTTACTGATTACAATTTTTTAATTGACATTATGAAAAAACATAAGCCGGATGCAATAGTGCACTTTGCTGAACAGAGATCTGCTCCCTATTCTATGAAAGATAGGGATCATGCAGTCTATACAGTTGTTAATAATGAAGTGAGTACCCTTAACGTAATTTACGCTGTTAAGCAAATAGACCCTACAATTCATATACTAAAGATGGGTACTATGGGTGAGTATGGGACACCTAACTTTGATATACCAGAAAGCATTTATGTTGAAGCAATAGTTAACGGTAAAAAAGATAAGATAATAGTTCCTAGAAAAGCTGGTTCTGTATATCATTGGACTAAAGTACATGATACTGATTTCTTACTTTACTTCCATGAACTTTGGGGATTAACAATAACAGATATAATGCAAGGTCCAGTATATGGAACTAGAACTGAGGAGATTGTTGATGAAAGTTTAAGGACAAGATTCGATTTTGATGAAACTTGGGGAACAGTAGTAAATAGATTTTGTGTACAAGCAATTTTAGGAATTCCTTTAACAGTATATGGAAGAGGTGGACAAACTAGAGGCTTTATATCTCTAGAAGATAGTATGGAGGCTTTAACACTTCTCTTAGAGCATCCACCAAATCAAGGTGAATATAGAGTAGCTAATCAATTTGCAGAGATTTATAATGTAAGAAAAATTGCTGAAATGGTGAAAAATGCTGGTGAAGAGCTTGGGCTAAAAGTAGAAATAGGACCCCTACCTAACCCCAGAGTAGAGGCTGAAGAACATTATTATAACCCAGAAAGAAAAGTATTACCATCACTTGGATTTTACCCAAAGAAGAATCTAAAAGACGAGTTAAAGAACATGATAAAAGATCTATTACCATATAGAGAGAGACTAGAAAGATATAAAGACACTATATTACCAAGAACTAAATGGAGAAAGTAG
- a CDS encoding BadF/BadG/BcrA/BcrD ATPase family protein, which produces MIIVGVDAGGTKTKAVAYDCEGNFIGEGSSGPGNYHNVGLTRAIENIKEAVKVAAKGEADVVGMGVAGLDSKFDWENFTPLASLIAPRVIIQHDGVIALFAETLGEPGVVVIAGTGSVVEGYNGKEFLRVGGRGWLLSDDGSAYWVGRKALRKVLKMMDGIENKTILYNKVLEMINVKDLDELVMWSYTSSCQIDLIASIAKAVDEAANEGDTGAIDILKQGAELLASQAVYLTKKIGVDKVYLKGGMFRSNIYYKFFTSYLEKEGIKSDLGKRSPEIGAVILAYKEVGCDIKKLIND; this is translated from the coding sequence ATGATTATAGTTGGTGTTGATGCAGGAGGGACTAAAACCAAAGCAGTAGCGTATGATTGTGAGGGTAATTTTATAGGAGAAGGTTCTTCTGGACCTGGTAATTATCATAATGTAGGGCTTACAAGGGCTATTGAGAATATAAAAGAAGCTGTTAAAGTAGCTGCAAAAGGCGAAGCTGATGTCGTGGGTATGGGTGTGGCTGGTCTTGATTCTAAATTCGATTGGGAAAATTTTACACCATTGGCTTCATTAATAGCCCCTAGAGTAATTATTCAACATGACGGTGTTATTGCACTGTTCGCAGAGACCTTAGGAGAGCCAGGAGTAGTAGTAATTGCTGGTACTGGAAGTGTTGTAGAAGGATATAACGGAAAGGAATTTCTAAGAGTTGGTGGTAGGGGTTGGTTATTATCAGATGATGGTTCTGCTTACTGGGTTGGAAGAAAGGCTTTAAGAAAAGTTTTAAAAATGATGGATGGCATAGAAAATAAGACCATACTATACAATAAAGTTCTTGAAATGATAAATGTTAAAGATTTAGATGAGCTTGTTATGTGGTCCTATACTAGTAGTTGTCAAATAGATTTGATAGCTTCTATTGCTAAAGCTGTAGATGAGGCAGCTAATGAAGGCGATACAGGTGCAATAGACATATTAAAACAAGGTGCAGAATTATTAGCCAGTCAGGCGGTATACCTTACTAAAAAGATTGGTGTCGATAAAGTTTATTTGAAAGGAGGGATGTTCAGATCTAATATCTATTATAAATTTTTCACATCATACCTAGAAAAAGAAGGAATAAAGAGTGATTTAGGAAAGAGATCACCAGAAATAGGTGCTGTAATTTTAGCTTATAAGGAAGTAGGGTGTGATATTAAAAAGTTAATTAACGACTAA
- the htpX gene encoding zinc metalloprotease HtpX: MIWEVTKLRISMIFSAIAILVLGFALIYGILGYFFGFSNAPLLITGALVFVTIFTILQWLFGPALIKSIYHLTEVDPTDPQYGWVYNLVHEVAMYNRIETPKVYIANVPFPNAFAFESPIYGKNMAITLPLLRMLTPEEVKAVIGHEIGHLRHKDTELLLAVGLIPTLLYWIGYGLWWGGILGGAGGGRNNNSGILFLIGIALIAFSFLFNLFVLFLNRMREAYADVNSAITVPNGAKNLQTALAKIVLSTDPDIIERYKKKYGQIGSMLLFSGFQINEDIPAYKVQELVEYWRSIRVSPFADIFSDHPHPAKRIQLLEKLTRTQ; the protein is encoded by the coding sequence ATGATTTGGGAAGTAACTAAATTAAGAATAAGTATGATATTCTCAGCAATTGCAATATTAGTTCTAGGTTTTGCATTGATCTACGGTATATTAGGCTACTTCTTCGGCTTTTCTAATGCACCATTACTTATTACTGGAGCTTTAGTGTTTGTAACAATATTTACAATACTTCAATGGCTATTCGGGCCAGCTTTAATAAAATCAATTTATCATCTTACTGAAGTAGACCCTACTGACCCACAGTATGGATGGGTTTATAATCTCGTTCATGAAGTCGCTATGTATAATAGAATAGAAACACCGAAAGTCTACATAGCTAATGTACCATTTCCAAATGCTTTTGCTTTCGAGAGCCCTATTTATGGTAAGAACATGGCAATTACGCTACCTTTATTAAGAATGTTAACTCCAGAAGAAGTAAAAGCAGTTATAGGCCATGAGATAGGCCATCTTAGACACAAAGATACCGAACTACTTTTAGCAGTTGGACTTATTCCAACTCTACTCTACTGGATAGGTTACGGACTATGGTGGGGAGGGATACTAGGCGGGGCTGGAGGGGGTAGAAATAACAATTCTGGGATCTTATTCCTAATCGGAATAGCATTAATTGCGTTCAGCTTCCTATTTAATCTATTTGTACTCTTCCTAAACAGAATGAGAGAAGCATATGCTGATGTTAACTCTGCAATAACAGTACCTAATGGTGCTAAGAATTTGCAAACGGCATTAGCTAAAATCGTATTATCCACAGATCCAGATATAATTGAAAGGTATAAGAAAAAATATGGACAAATTGGAAGTATGCTATTATTTTCTGGATTTCAAATAAATGAAGACATACCAGCTTATAAAGTTCAAGAACTTGTAGAATACTGGAGAAGTATAAGGGTAAGTCCATTTGCAGATATCTTTAGTGATCATCCACATCCAGCAAAAAGAATACAATTACTAGAAAAACTTACTCGTACTCAATAG
- a CDS encoding sugar phosphate nucleotidyltransferase, with amino-acid sequence MVNKAVITAAGKGSRMKYITSVLPKALLPLFRNEDGKTVMRPVIDLIMDSLQEVGVKKFCIVVGKHGKLLMDYLFERGVTFVFQPEPKGFGDAVLRAEDFSNNDPFFVHADDGVLTGGYKEANSLFEEVKPDAILLIREVSNPKRYGIVSIKEKGEYMSHKLYIVTQAEEKPLEPKSNLGISAVYVFSPKIFQSLKRVIVEENKELELTYGIQKIIEDGGEVYAIKLEKEKWLNVGDPQSYYDALMYSYKNLTTTFSI; translated from the coding sequence ATGGTAAATAAAGCTGTAATTACTGCTGCAGGTAAAGGAAGTAGGATGAAATATATAACTTCTGTATTACCTAAAGCATTACTACCTCTATTCAGAAATGAAGACGGAAAGACTGTAATGAGACCAGTTATAGATTTAATAATGGATTCCCTTCAAGAAGTGGGAGTAAAAAAATTTTGCATTGTTGTGGGAAAACATGGAAAACTTTTAATGGATTATCTTTTCGAAAGGGGAGTAACTTTTGTTTTTCAACCAGAACCTAAAGGCTTCGGTGATGCTGTACTAAGGGCTGAAGACTTTTCAAATAATGATCCCTTTTTCGTTCATGCTGATGATGGTGTGTTGACTGGAGGTTATAAAGAAGCAAATTCGTTATTTGAAGAAGTAAAACCTGATGCTATTCTTTTAATTAGAGAAGTTAGCAATCCTAAAAGATACGGTATAGTTTCGATAAAAGAAAAAGGGGAATATATGAGTCATAAGTTATATATTGTTACACAAGCTGAAGAAAAACCTTTAGAACCGAAGAGTAATCTAGGAATATCTGCAGTATATGTATTTTCTCCTAAAATATTTCAAAGTTTAAAGAGAGTAATAGTTGAAGAAAACAAAGAACTAGAATTAACATATGGTATTCAAAAAATAATTGAGGATGGGGGAGAAGTTTATGCCATTAAACTAGAAAAAGAAAAATGGTTAAATGTAGGTGATCCTCAAAGTTATTATGATGCATTAATGTATTCCTATAAAAATTTAACTACTACTTTCTCCATTTAG
- a CDS encoding MazG nucleotide pyrophosphohydrolase domain-containing protein yields the protein MEVKYLQEKLKEMYFKKDSERGLYATFTWLVEEVGELAEALLSNNKDSIEEELADVIAWTFSIANLTNIDVEEALRKKYKL from the coding sequence TTGGAAGTTAAGTATTTACAAGAAAAATTAAAAGAAATGTATTTTAAGAAAGATTCAGAAAGAGGACTATATGCAACATTTACATGGTTAGTTGAAGAAGTTGGAGAATTAGCTGAAGCTTTGCTTTCTAATAATAAGGATTCTATCGAAGAGGAGTTAGCTGATGTAATAGCCTGGACTTTTTCAATAGCAAATCTTACCAACATCGATGTAGAAGAAGCTTTAAGGAAGAAATACAAACTATGA
- a CDS encoding class I fructose-bisphosphate aldolase: MVGLEIRMRKLFERGKTFVVALDHGLVMGPLKGIEKVVDVVKKIAFNGPDALQMTPSMVKLVKENFFSRSSPMLIARLDTANVWRQQYKKYESGYYSAVYSIRDAIEAGADAVVTYLVVGYGEDQVEGVNLDTLAILRREANDYGIPFIIEPLYVSPDNPDSIKDPELVKYVTRLASEIGADILKVDYTGDKESFKKVVDVAFAPILIRGGPKTKNDEEFLSMLNDAIEAGASGVTVGRNLWQAKEPDKMARAISALVHERKKVGEVLKMLE; the protein is encoded by the coding sequence ATGGTTGGTTTAGAAATAAGAATGAGGAAACTGTTTGAACGCGGAAAAACATTTGTGGTTGCTTTAGATCACGGACTTGTAATGGGTCCATTAAAAGGAATTGAGAAAGTTGTAGACGTTGTAAAGAAAATAGCGTTTAACGGACCAGATGCCTTACAAATGACACCTTCAATGGTAAAACTTGTTAAAGAAAACTTTTTCTCGAGATCCTCACCTATGTTGATTGCAAGGCTCGATACTGCAAATGTTTGGAGGCAACAATACAAAAAGTATGAAAGCGGGTATTATTCAGCTGTATACAGTATAAGAGACGCTATTGAAGCTGGTGCCGATGCAGTGGTGACATATTTAGTAGTAGGTTATGGAGAAGATCAAGTTGAAGGAGTTAACTTAGATACGTTAGCAATACTTAGAAGAGAGGCAAATGATTATGGGATACCATTTATAATTGAACCATTATATGTTTCACCAGATAATCCAGATTCGATAAAGGATCCAGAATTAGTTAAATATGTAACACGTTTAGCATCAGAAATAGGTGCTGATATTCTAAAAGTTGATTATACTGGTGATAAAGAGAGTTTTAAGAAGGTTGTTGATGTGGCCTTTGCCCCTATTTTAATTAGGGGAGGTCCTAAGACTAAAAATGATGAAGAATTTCTCTCAATGCTTAATGATGCTATTGAAGCTGGTGCCTCTGGTGTTACTGTTGGAAGAAATCTTTGGCAGGCGAAAGAACCTGATAAAATGGCTAGAGCAATCTCAGCACTAGTTCATGAAAGGAAAAAAGTTGGAGAAGTTTTAAAAATGTTGGAATAA
- a CDS encoding glycosyltransferase family 39 protein, producing the protein MNKITLISVIILVIALAIYTYYTVITFGPVQGYIGDEVWYPTAAYNILKLIFHVTPPMYFPYSNEQNIQTYINPEHPPLGKYFMDIFILLLGYKPLAWRIPSWIMGDLTVIVAYLLTRKLVGSDLWGNVAGLVSAALIMLSPNIWVIHGIAILDVYVGFFSLLAVYLLLSDNRLLWASIALGLAFASKESAFPLLLPFLFYVGELRKNPIQRAIYGIGIPAATYATLSVPIMVYFGGLDGWFHNSFLYMLGWDSTNGHIALSAVTQISAPWDWFLDVHPFYLGYNFYASTNPILMWLWVGTTPLAFILKDTKLVTLTMSAWIMWLAFVAIYFLGNHTLFSFYVTDFAPLVNTYISASIFKALKKADLKNVMKYGK; encoded by the coding sequence ATGAATAAAATTACTCTTATATCAGTTATAATTCTTGTTATAGCTTTAGCTATCTATACGTATTATACTGTAATTACATTTGGTCCAGTTCAAGGTTATATTGGAGATGAAGTATGGTATCCCACAGCGGCATATAACATATTAAAATTAATATTCCACGTAACGCCGCCAATGTATTTTCCTTACTCAAACGAACAGAATATTCAAACTTATATTAATCCAGAACATCCTCCATTAGGAAAATACTTTATGGATATTTTTATTCTTCTTCTAGGTTATAAGCCATTAGCTTGGAGAATACCGAGCTGGATAATGGGTGATCTAACTGTTATTGTTGCTTATCTCTTAACTAGAAAATTAGTGGGTAGTGATTTATGGGGTAATGTAGCCGGTCTTGTATCAGCAGCTCTAATAATGTTATCTCCCAACATTTGGGTAATTCATGGAATAGCAATATTAGATGTTTATGTTGGTTTCTTCTCGTTATTGGCAGTCTATCTGCTCCTTTCAGATAATAGACTTTTATGGGCATCAATAGCCTTAGGTCTAGCCTTTGCTTCAAAAGAGAGTGCATTTCCTTTACTCTTACCATTTCTTTTCTATGTAGGAGAGTTGAGAAAAAATCCTATTCAAAGAGCCATATACGGTATAGGGATACCAGCTGCAACTTATGCTACACTTTCTGTTCCAATTATGGTTTATTTTGGTGGTTTAGATGGCTGGTTTCATAATTCCTTCCTATATATGTTAGGTTGGGATTCAACAAATGGCCATATTGCTCTCTCTGCTGTAACTCAAATATCAGCCCCATGGGACTGGTTCTTAGATGTTCATCCATTCTATTTAGGTTATAATTTCTATGCATCTACTAATCCAATTTTGATGTGGTTATGGGTAGGAACAACACCCCTAGCCTTTATTCTAAAGGACACAAAATTGGTAACGCTTACAATGTCTGCATGGATAATGTGGTTAGCATTTGTAGCAATATATTTCCTCGGTAATCACACACTTTTTAGTTTTTACGTTACTGATTTTGCCCCATTAGTAAATACTTATATTTCTGCCTCAATATTTAAAGCATTAAAGAAGGCAGATTTAAAAAACGTGATGAAATATGGTAAATAA
- a CDS encoding tRNA(Met) cytidine acetyltransferase TmcA — protein sequence MDKQEFLKLLENSIIDGIKKYYRNLIFIQDKDYLNHVKEILQLYLKINLKPSIAYAFHPWVKGAKDRLNEIRSIVDILDIDYSSSDRYLGSTFDVIILDLVDNFEPNYVGRLIDLVRGGGIGILYTDNLIEHKLFRNSIIKNGNIRDIYEKRFLRKLNEHQGIFMIINSDYIAKPFIGEVKEKPSPQIPKKLSMPLELHKLCMSKDQNRVLESFNTVRGGGKKVFVITSARGRGKSAVTGLGLAGLISKIEKRRKFKVVVTAPSSTSISQLMIFLKKGLDALSIPYKTKDSIYGYPLSVEGSNFKVYYEIPEATLEDEGDLLVVDEAAAIGIGYIDSAIKTWKKVVLVTTVHGYEGSGKAFLRYLKRILNTRKVSVVWQELIKPLRYVEGDPVEKWLYDTLLLDAEPDEPPQNVSHVIYESANVEEIFNDDHKLRQIYGILVTAHYRNNPNDLMIMADGVHHKIKTLSTLDGKYIGVVQIAEEGGLPDSLIDLALKGGTFDGDLIPDRLIKHVRLRDFGKMKGWRIVRIAVVQELQDKGLGSTMLNMVEESAKEEGVDWVGSAFMGDARVLNFWIKNGYVPVHVSPKKNEKLGDYPVIVIKPISEIAVKATFIASMILKDKILNTLHDIYFSMDPEIARIILNGIKVHKEINVNKIYVDKVLAFVQGVSPYESSADGIHMITLKYFWDAKRNWSLTPEQEIILIAKVLQGRPWRFTSSSLNSNRTTINELLYEAVAELLYRYYNLTPDSKGGLEIKNLDDEFHTNEL from the coding sequence ATGGACAAACAAGAATTCCTTAAACTTCTTGAAAATAGTATCATTGATGGCATTAAAAAATACTATAGAAATTTAATCTTTATTCAAGATAAGGATTATCTGAATCACGTAAAAGAAATTTTGCAACTTTACCTCAAAATTAATTTAAAACCATCCATTGCTTATGCATTCCATCCATGGGTTAAAGGAGCAAAAGATAGACTTAATGAAATTCGTAGTATAGTTGATATTTTAGATATAGATTATTCGTCATCAGATAGATATTTAGGATCAACTTTCGATGTTATAATTCTAGATCTGGTTGATAATTTTGAGCCAAATTATGTAGGGAGATTAATTGATTTAGTAAGAGGTGGAGGAATAGGTATATTATACACTGATAATTTAATAGAACATAAATTATTTAGAAATTCTATAATTAAGAACGGAAATATACGAGATATATATGAGAAAAGGTTTTTAAGAAAACTAAATGAACATCAAGGAATTTTTATGATTATTAATTCTGATTATATAGCAAAACCATTTATTGGAGAGGTTAAAGAAAAACCCTCACCTCAAATTCCTAAGAAACTCTCCATGCCTTTAGAATTACATAAACTTTGTATGAGTAAAGATCAGAATAGGGTTCTTGAAAGTTTTAATACTGTTAGGGGAGGAGGAAAGAAAGTTTTTGTAATAACATCAGCTAGAGGTAGAGGAAAGAGTGCAGTAACAGGTTTAGGTTTGGCAGGATTAATTTCGAAAATAGAGAAAAGGAGGAAATTTAAAGTAGTTGTTACTGCTCCATCATCAACTAGTATTTCTCAACTAATGATTTTTCTTAAAAAAGGATTAGATGCATTATCAATTCCCTATAAGACTAAAGACTCAATATATGGTTATCCACTATCCGTAGAAGGTTCAAATTTCAAAGTTTATTATGAAATTCCAGAGGCAACGTTAGAAGATGAAGGAGATCTTCTAGTCGTTGATGAAGCTGCAGCTATAGGTATTGGATACATAGATTCAGCAATTAAAACGTGGAAAAAAGTAGTATTAGTTACTACAGTACATGGGTACGAAGGTTCTGGTAAAGCATTTCTTAGATACTTAAAAAGAATTCTTAATACTAGAAAAGTTTCTGTAGTTTGGCAAGAACTTATTAAACCACTTAGATATGTGGAAGGAGATCCAGTAGAAAAATGGTTATATGATACACTTCTTCTTGATGCAGAACCTGATGAACCTCCACAAAATGTAAGCCACGTAATATACGAATCAGCAAATGTTGAAGAAATCTTTAACGATGATCATAAATTAAGGCAAATATACGGTATACTTGTCACTGCGCATTATAGGAATAATCCTAACGATCTAATGATAATGGCTGACGGAGTTCATCATAAAATTAAGACTTTGAGTACATTGGACGGTAAATATATTGGTGTAGTACAGATAGCTGAAGAAGGTGGCTTGCCAGATAGTCTTATTGATTTAGCATTAAAAGGTGGCACTTTTGATGGGGATCTAATACCGGATAGATTAATAAAACACGTAAGGCTTAGAGACTTCGGTAAAATGAAGGGATGGAGAATAGTACGAATAGCTGTAGTTCAAGAACTCCAGGATAAGGGTCTAGGTAGTACAATGTTGAATATGGTAGAGGAGAGTGCTAAGGAAGAAGGTGTGGATTGGGTTGGCTCAGCATTTATGGGAGATGCGAGAGTATTGAACTTTTGGATAAAAAATGGCTATGTCCCAGTTCATGTGTCTCCTAAGAAAAATGAGAAGCTTGGTGATTATCCAGTTATAGTAATAAAACCAATTAGTGAGATTGCTGTAAAAGCTACTTTTATTGCTTCTATGATATTAAAAGATAAGATACTTAATACATTACATGATATATACTTTAGCATGGATCCAGAAATTGCTAGAATAATACTAAATGGTATAAAAGTGCATAAAGAGATTAATGTAAACAAGATTTATGTAGATAAGGTTCTTGCTTTTGTTCAAGGTGTTAGCCCCTATGAATCTTCAGCGGATGGAATACATATGATTACTTTAAAGTACTTTTGGGATGCAAAAAGAAATTGGTCATTAACGCCAGAGCAAGAAATCATATTGATAGCAAAAGTTTTACAAGGGAGACCATGGAGATTTACTTCTTCTAGTTTAAACTCTAATAGGACTACTATAAATGAATTATTATATGAAGCTGTAGCTGAACTTCTTTATAGGTACTATAATTTAACGCCAGATTCAAAAGGAGGATTAGAGATAAAAAATTTAGATGATGAGTTTCACACAAATGAGCTGTGA
- a CDS encoding gamma-glutamyltransferase family protein, translated as MKVAYGKKVVATQNYVASYVGAKVLENGGNAFDAAIAISATLSVVLPYTSGLGGDGFLLAKTPEGIIAYNGSGWAPKGLNVEKIPSPRHPSTVVVPGLVDLWNFLIERYTSMTTFELLKPAISLATNGFYVSKSLYKAIKNSSGMPESWIKTYGNLNVGDKLKLNEIGEVLKIIAKDPREFYEGKITEEIVSGLRKEGVNVDFSDFANFKGEEVKPLKTTYKDYTLYELPPNTQGISTLQALKLAELSNVNKLPYDDEKRINEHIKIYGIVYNDRNNYIADPRFYPLDVDLLDEKYLRNRMKEFRVMIEKMNTQDTTFFVVSDGENEVGFIQSLFFAFGSGIVVKNIPFNNRGFGFSEGNNKPEPRKRPLHTLSILMAEKEDENLIIGCAGGDLRPQIHSQVFEYYADYGLEIDEAVDAPRFMFLGSRIVAEKRLKTKHEQLDYYSPEVGVVQALKSNKKINIAVADPRGEGIALVVN; from the coding sequence ATGAAAGTAGCTTATGGAAAGAAAGTTGTCGCTACACAAAATTATGTAGCAAGTTATGTAGGTGCAAAAGTTTTAGAAAACGGCGGAAATGCTTTTGATGCTGCTATAGCTATAAGCGCAACCTTATCAGTAGTTTTACCATATACAAGCGGATTAGGTGGTGACGGTTTTTTATTAGCAAAGACTCCAGAAGGAATAATAGCCTATAATGGATCAGGATGGGCTCCTAAGGGCTTAAATGTAGAGAAAATACCTTCACCCAGACACCCATCTACAGTAGTTGTACCAGGATTGGTGGATCTCTGGAATTTTTTAATTGAAAGATACACTAGTATGACTACATTTGAGTTATTAAAACCAGCAATAAGCTTAGCTACTAATGGATTTTATGTGAGTAAATCCCTTTACAAAGCTATAAAAAATTCCTCAGGTATGCCGGAAAGTTGGATTAAAACTTATGGTAATCTTAACGTTGGTGATAAACTTAAATTAAATGAGATAGGAGAAGTTTTAAAGATTATTGCTAAAGATCCCAGAGAGTTTTACGAGGGAAAAATTACTGAAGAAATCGTTTCTGGATTAAGGAAAGAAGGTGTTAATGTAGATTTTTCAGATTTTGCTAACTTTAAAGGAGAAGAAGTAAAACCCTTAAAAACAACCTATAAAGATTACACATTATACGAACTGCCTCCAAATACTCAAGGGATCTCAACACTCCAAGCGCTTAAATTAGCAGAATTAAGCAATGTTAATAAGCTACCTTATGATGACGAGAAAAGAATAAACGAACATATTAAGATATATGGTATAGTGTATAATGACAGAAATAACTATATAGCAGATCCAAGGTTTTACCCATTAGATGTTGATTTACTAGATGAAAAATATCTTAGGAATAGAATGAAAGAATTCAGAGTAATGATAGAAAAAATGAATACACAAGATACAACTTTCTTCGTGGTTTCTGACGGAGAGAATGAAGTAGGATTTATCCAAAGTTTATTCTTTGCATTCGGATCTGGAATAGTTGTTAAGAATATTCCATTTAATAATAGAGGGTTCGGATTTTCTGAAGGAAATAATAAACCAGAACCTAGGAAGAGACCTCTACATACTCTTTCTATTCTTATGGCTGAAAAGGAGGATGAGAATTTGATAATAGGATGTGCTGGGGGCGATTTAAGGCCACAGATTCATTCACAAGTTTTTGAATATTATGCTGATTATGGGTTGGAAATTGATGAAGCAGTAGACGCTCCAAGGTTTATGTTTCTAGGAAGCAGAATAGTAGCTGAGAAGAGATTAAAAACAAAACATGAACAGCTTGATTACTATTCTCCAGAAGTAGGAGTTGTCCAAGCATTAAAAAGTAATAAAAAAATTAATATTGCTGTAGCTGATCCTAGAGGTGAAGGAATTGCTTTAGTCGTTAATTAA
- a CDS encoding CBS domain-containing protein — translation MEEEIVKEYMKTQVISVTKDTKLSEVAKVMTEKNIGSVIVVDGNKPVGIITERDIVKAIGKGKSLETRAEEFMTASLITIREDSPITGALALMRQFNIRHLPVVDDKGNLKGIISIRDITRAIDDMFETMGEY, via the coding sequence ATGGAGGAAGAAATAGTAAAAGAGTATATGAAAACCCAGGTCATATCAGTTACAAAAGATACTAAGTTAAGTGAAGTAGCTAAAGTGATGACTGAGAAAAATATAGGATCTGTTATAGTTGTAGATGGAAATAAACCAGTTGGTATAATTACTGAAAGGGACATAGTAAAAGCAATAGGTAAAGGTAAAAGTTTAGAAACCAGAGCTGAAGAGTTTATGACAGCTTCGTTAATAACAATTAGAGAAGATTCACCAATAACTGGGGCCTTAGCGTTAATGAGGCAATTTAATATAAGGCATTTACCAGTTGTCGATGACAAAGGCAATTTGAAAGGTATTATATCTATTAGAGATATTACAAGGGCTATTGACGATATGTTTGAAACAATGGGTGAATATTAA